The segment AATTCAGTAAATATGTTAGTCACCTTCTCTCTTAACTTTGccagtcttttttctttttctattttttcctcttcttttgcCTGCTTTCCTAGAATCTTTAGTTCAAGTTTATGAAGATCCTGAAAAATATACCATGGATGAAATATTGAGCACTTTTgggaatcaaaaagaaaaatatgttaaAGTACCAACAGGCTTTTCATATGATCAGAATTTATTTTGAATGCTTTAGAAACCAAATGTGTCCTAGATTTCACACTGTTTTAAGCACAGAAGTGACCATTTGATCATCCAGTCAgacctgtacatcacaggccattacatttcactcaGATACCACTGTCGGGAACCCAATTATTGTAGTtaagactaaagcatttcagtcctccaGACTCTGAACTTTGTGTACCACAGGCAGAgtacaggacaaaaaaaaaaaaaaaacccaggcacACAATTCAATTACAAGGCCAGTTTCTGAAATTTACCTTTTGGAAACAAACCCTTGATATtgtactgttatatatttgcaagatataatttccatttttgaaaacaaatggtaattaaaacaaatattgacAATGGACTGGTCCCCCACCTAGGCACTGATTCAGGAATATACTCAAGCATATACCTAACTTTAAACAGTTAAttagtcccactgaaggcaacaggAGTACTCTTGTACTTTAACATTTGCTCaagtatcttgctgaactggAACACTGAGGAAAAGCAACAGAACATTATTTCAGACAAAAAGATGAGCTGTTCCCAAGATACAGACAGAGCTATCTTCATACAGATGTAGTTTGTGAATCAAAAAGAGCTCTTAAAGTTGAAATAATTGTTATTGATAATCAACTCCCTCGTCTTCCACACATTCTAATACTATGTCTACTCTGTACCACACATCCAGAAGTTTTGAAACACAAGTGAGGGATGTGACTACTCACTCGCTCTTGAAACTTAGAAATTTTTTCTGCAGCaattctcttcctctcttccctttcagcctcctccctcttctcctttTCAAGTCTTTGGAGCGCCTCCTGTTCCTCCTTCTGCCGAGTGTACTTTTCTAACAGTAGCTTCAATTGGAACTGGCGCTGGCGTTCCTTCtgctgctttttctctctctcttcttcctctttctGTCGAGATGCTTGTTTCATTGTAAATTCTATTTCTTTATGTCTTTTCCATTCTTCAACTGCTGCTTGTtgctttttcctttcctcctctgctTTTTGCTTCTGAGCTGCTTCATGTTGAAGATTTTCTGTCTTGAGCATTTCCTCTGACTTCTGTTTCTGCTTTAAGATTTCTTgtttttcttgttccttcttcattttccacttTTCAATAGACTGCACAAGAACAGTAAGAAAAAAATTCCTGTACTTCTTATAAAATCTTACTCTTCCAAGAAAGGATTATTTCCAAAGGAGAGAATCAGGGGGCAGAAAGGTGCGATCTAAGGAGAAGACTAGGAGATAAGAACTCCAGAGCAGTAATTCCATCTCTGACATAGATGCCTTTTTACCTTGGCAAGTAGCTTACTATCTCTTAGTTTCACCACATATAAAGTGTAAACAACTATTTATCTACCTATCCTACAGTTTTTGAAGTTTAATATCTATAATAATTTGAATATAAAAAGTTTTATGGCATTCACATTCTGTAGAATAATTATTAGGCTCCTTAGTTAACTAGAATCAGATGTTTTTCACTGTGCAAACATTTTTcaattctttttatattttttataaaatataaaagtaaaaccaaacttttttcttaaataaatctATGTTTATGCCAACTTATCTATTACCATGAAGGAGACCTAGGTCCAGGACCCTCCTCCAAATGTCTGTTTTCAGAACCAGTGGAGCCAAGGTTTGTTGCAACTGTCCTAGTCCTTCTCTCCCCGTCCTCCCCCcacatctgtcttgtctatttagactggaagTTCTTTGGGGCTGAGACTGTCTACTACTCTGTACAGtgtttagcacaatggggccccattttTGGTTGGTTCTTAAATACGCCTACAGTAAACATGATTAATTGTAATATGCTCAGCTACTGCACACGGCACTCCAACATGTGCttagagcagggatcagcaacctttgagaagtagcgtgccaagtcttcattaatttaaggtttcacgtgccagtaataaattttacatttacaggggacccccctgctggtctggggttccgtttGCCGCCCATGCTACTGGTCTGGGGTCCCGACCGCTGGCCCCGCTCATCCCGCTGCTGGTCTGGATGCACGGAACCCtggaccggcagtgggctgagtggggccggagGCCAGGACtccagctggcaggggccggcagacagaaccccagactggcagtgcgTGTGGTacatggaaccccagaccagcagtgcactgagccgctcagcccgctgccagtctggagtCCCgtctgccggccccgctcagcccgctgctgacCCGGGGTTCCGTCCATCCAGGCTGTCAGCAAgctgagtggggccggtggccaggaccctggctggcagtaccactaaaaatcagcttgcatgccacCGTTGGCATGCGTGccacaggttgccgacccctggcttAGAGCATCATCTGCTGATCATTCCTTAGAACACCACCAGCAGAGTGAAAATTTTAAAGAGAATTagttttctgcaggaaaaaagcAGTCTGCCATCATAGCTGGAGGTGGATGGAAGAGGGTGAAAAGCGTGTGTGGCTTTTAAGAAATacacttctttaaaatacaaacataCTCTGAATCTTAAAATTCTCttacctctttttttctttcctctaaaATCAGAAATTCTTGATACCATGTCTCATGCTGTTGAATATCCTCTTTTGTTCTTCTAGAGAGAAACTCAAGGGCTTCTTCTATATAGGATGGCtttcctttatgttttgtccatACTTTCAAAAAGTGTTGATGATCATAATCATCCCAGCCTCCTTGTCGTCCTCCTGTTTGCTGAAGGAACCTTTCAAATTCTATTACTTCTTTAGGTAGATGATTTTGCAGTGTTTTGTCTACTGGAATCTTACCTGATGGCAACTTGAAAACTCTTTCTATGGCTGAACTACCCAGTGCCCATGTGTCAATTTTTTTCTGTAAGGCACTGAGCTCATTAGTAGCAGTCTTCTCCGCCTTCATAAGCTCTTCATATCtaagtaaaaaaaacaaataaacaaacattgatttttaaataaaagatcagACAATACCCATGAGTTCACTTGAAACAGACTTTGTTATTATTCAATTCCCAGACAAACACTGTGGTAAAATGGGACTAAAGTTGAGATTAAGTATCACTAATTTAGTGTAAAataaattacagtagaacctcagttttacaaacacctcgggaatggaggttgttcgtaacagTGAAcgaaacgttatggttgttctttcaaaagtttacaactgaacattgatttactacagctttgaaattttagtatgcagaagaaaaatgctactttccctcctttttagtagtttacatttaacacagtactgtgctgtatttgctttttttgggagggggaaggggttgtCTCTGTTGctacctgattgtgtacttcagGTTCCAAATTAAGCGTAtggctgactggtcagtttgtaactctggtgttgttcataactctgaggttctactgtatagaaattttgtaattatccccaaactaagcattataaacccaggaaagtcagagttaaggttactcttaaaagagaactagatggAAATGCACAGTTGGGCTCCCGAACAACCATAATCCTTTCCTATATTGATGCCATTGGGAAGGCAGGgagatagaaaagaaaaaaaaaatgtgcctttaaaaatcagtttcatCTAATCCAGATCCCCACTATTGGAATGCCTTTACCATATTGCATGATACTACTATAGGTAATCtagtcttaaaaagaaaaggagtacttgtggcaccttagagactaacaaatttattagagcataagcttttgtgagctacagctcacttcatcggattcatccAGCtgtagccacaagtactccttttctttttacggatacagactaacacggctcctactctgaaactagtcttaAAAGTTTGCTTTGAATAGATGTTTACTTAAATGATTAAttacagaaaaaggaaataaagaaacaggatggaaaaaaggaagagaagagtgatttATACCATACATTTAAGTTaagttttattttggttttgtgcaaCTGATTTCAGTTATCTCAAGAACTGAAAAGCATGTAGAAACATACATTAGTCGCTGTTCTTGTTTAAAACCATTTATTGCATTTTCAGCTTCTTCCATCATTTCCCTGAGCTTTTCAACAACTACAAAAAACAGAAAGAGGAGTAAATATCAGTTTCCCTATAGCTTAATATAGCTTTTATATGCTAGACCaggagtcggcaacctttcaAACAAGAAGGGCTTACGGATgcgggcagcgcacggagacccgctgcctccttctccccaaggggcatgcagagacatgccagcagccagccacttctgggagtggcatggggccagagccctgctgcgctgccggactgtgagctgcctgtggtaagtgcctcccgGCCAGAGTCTGCACCTCGCCCTCAAGAAACGGTTGCCCTCAAGAAACGGTTGCCCGCAATGGGGCAGCCAAAGAGTTgtgtgtggctctggagccacaggttgccaaccactgtgctagacacaAGAAAATGTGACATTTCTTAATAAACTAACATGAAGAATAAAGATATATAGCAAAGCAGGAAGTTTCTACTTAAAACATATACATCCCATACAGCCTCTACTTCATACACATCCCCAATGGGCAAAACAATCTTTTACAAAATTAGTGACAAATATGGATATAGGTAAAATCGGATTTCCTGAAATGAAACTATGCtataaaaatgaattaataaatAACTGATGATACAAGGGAattctttatttgtattgttaGAGTATTCTATTTGGAGTAGACATGCTTTTATTCTTCTTCATCCTTCTCTACCAGGAAACTTAATGCTGGTGAAAAGAATGTGACTGAGAGCCTTAGTTTCCAATCCTACAACTGGATGTGCAAGGATGGGCCCTTACAAACTCATGGAGTCTTGAAAAGTGGAAATATGAGAGTATcaggtgaagtcagtgggacttctaGCAGGTATACAGGTCTGCCGGCACGCTTCCCATGTGTGcatctgggggtgagggggggcaaTTGCCCCCCAAACAGAGGTGAGGCATGGGGGGCACATGGGGTTACgtgccactgcccccctccctcctcatttCTGAAAATGCAGAGCAGCCCAGCTCTGAGGCTGCATCTGGTCTCAGGCtccactgactctgcagctgaaccCAGCCTCCTCGGTCCTACTACAAGTTGTGCTCCCCTTCTGTGTTCTGGGAGCCTTCCTATTTTCTGTGGAACAGCGAGTTCCCACAATGGGGCTGGGTAAGTGATggtgggggaaatgagggaaggggggtgagtggaggaggcagtggggagggaagggaggtggaatagggcagggggagaggaatgTGGGaataggggggagggggagggagaagaaaaggggataggggAATATCAGGGGGAAGCAGGATCCTGGCATGCGGcatccccttggcagcagctggggctcccccattaagcaggcccatcgaaccctcaccctgacaggCCCTAGCCCCCTACATCTGGACCCCTCCGACAAGCCccgctcccccagcacctggacccctgAACCGCCAGCCCCATctctccacacccagaccctgccccccacgAAGCCCAACCACCAttacctggatcccctgcagagtcccattgcatCCGGAACCCCCActacaagcccctgtgcatccagatctcccactgtgctggccacacccagattgcctcacacagaaacctctcaccccacacctggatcccaccacactaagtccctccacacttggatcctgctgggctgagcctgcctacccacacctggtgcgcctggcacagaggggcagagccccggggtgtttctggggcaggcccagaccTCGCACTGTGTTAGGGTCAGATGCAGCCTCACTGCCTAGTCCCTGTACTGGGGGAGGTAGGGGCTTCGGGGTGATCTCCCAACataatgcagccagtggcctgtgctccccactgccatgctgaagccacatttatttattgacaaataaaatttgcagaattttaaaatcgtgcacataatttttaattttttggcacataattccctcaggagtaactgATTTAATTAACCCAGTGGAAACccttgtgtggacacacttatttcaGAGTAAGAGGAGCCCATTCTGGATTATCTTGAAATGATTCCCAACATAAGAACCAGCTTTCTCATGTtaccctgccaatgtgcctcagtcTTGATTTGGAGACAGCATCTCTAGGGGTGAGACTCTTAGGCTTTGTTTAATAAGAAAGTTATAGGatagtacttcttcacacaacacacagtcaacctgtggaactctttgccagagcatgttgtgaaggccaagattaaaataagttaatggaggatagatccatcaatggctattagccaggatgggcagggatacaaaaccatgctctgacgtgtccctagcctttgtttgccagaagctgggaataggcaacagaggata is part of the Caretta caretta isolate rCarCar2 chromosome 5, rCarCar1.hap1, whole genome shotgun sequence genome and harbors:
- the CCDC112 gene encoding coiled-coil domain-containing protein 112 isoform X2, whose amino-acid sequence is MIKADQTKKAEFIRTAEKLKNQLVNIEKDKNGHLYSKKSDCRVEYSTLEELEHKMTNNRKAEKAKIQQQLAKIHNNVKRLQQQLKDVKPTPEFVEKLREMMEEAENAINGFKQEQRLIYEELMKAEKTATNELSALQKKIDTWALGSSAIERVFKLPSGKIPVDKTLQNHLPKEVIEFERFLQQTGGRQGGWDDYDHQHFLKVWTKHKGKPSYIEEALEFLSRRTKEDIQQHETWYQEFLILEERKKESIEKWKMKKEQEKQEILKQKQKSEEMLKTENLQHEAAQKQKAEEERKKQQAAVEEWKRHKEIEFTMKQASRQKEEEEREKKQQKERQRQFQLKLLLEKYTRQKEEQEALQRLEKEKREEAEREERKRIAAEKISKFQERDLHKLELKILGKQAKEEEKIEKEKRLAKLREKVEVHVTRDPSRLYKPTKGWEERTKKIGPTDVQPLLHIPHRAIPTWRQGV
- the CCDC112 gene encoding coiled-coil domain-containing protein 112 isoform X1 — its product is MAAVATASGQQQSDCSFSTLDSGQHFQFQNWMIKADQTKKAEFIRTAEKLKNQLVNIEKDKNGHLYSKKSDCRVEYSTLEELEHKMTNNRKAEKAKIQQQLAKIHNNVKRLQQQLKDVKPTPEFVEKLREMMEEAENAINGFKQEQRLIYEELMKAEKTATNELSALQKKIDTWALGSSAIERVFKLPSGKIPVDKTLQNHLPKEVIEFERFLQQTGGRQGGWDDYDHQHFLKVWTKHKGKPSYIEEALEFLSRRTKEDIQQHETWYQEFLILEERKKESIEKWKMKKEQEKQEILKQKQKSEEMLKTENLQHEAAQKQKAEEERKKQQAAVEEWKRHKEIEFTMKQASRQKEEEEREKKQQKERQRQFQLKLLLEKYTRQKEEQEALQRLEKEKREEAEREERKRIAAEKISKFQERDLHKLELKILGKQAKEEEKIEKEKRLAKLREKVEVHVTRDPSRLYKPTKGWEERTKKIGPTDVQPLLHIPHRAIPTWRQGV